GTGACCATATATTTGTTGACTGCGGTATTTACTGTTATCAAttggtatttcaaattatttctcaaTAAACTCGAAAGGTTTTTGAGGTTaagttaaactaccggtaccggtactggtccCGTGTTAAGCGAAagtgataccggtaccggtacgatagCTGGGAAAGCTATGACAGCCCCTGTGGCCTGTACggcacgtaccggtaccggtaccgtttacAGGTTTACGTACCGtcttaccggtaccgtagtccgTTACGGTACCGTACGTACCGGTACAGCTGTACAGATACGATATCGGTAGACTAGTACAGTATTACTGTACTAGTTGCATTAATTTGTTTAGAGTGTGTGCCTGCattgaaattaagtttttgtaatGAGCCAGCATGTCTGCACAGCTGCTATGCCTTTCTAATTTTTCGCTGTTTCAGACTTTACAaaaaggataagatttacataattatcccgatGGAGAGGAAGGCCTATagaacggcttaaccatattgcaaaccacagcctcttgtctggttaccggtAAGGTACCAGTCCAAGTCTGGTATGgctgtatgggattagttagttatttgttttcggaagcatggatttgatTAGTTTAAGTGGCCAGCATATCACTCATCTTTTTGCTTTTTTGTTACAGTTCTgctgtaaacaacataaatatgCCAAGAAAGAAGCATTATAACCTTTCCAATAGTGTTCAACATGTTCTGAAATATGGTGGCCGAGGTCTTACCAATACAAAGAATATTTGCTGGGTTAACAGTGTGTTACAAATATTGGTTCGGCTTCCACTTCATGTACAACATGATTTTCGCTTGTGCTCAATAACACAAGTATGTAATTTCTGCAAGCTGATATCTCTAAGACGCAGAATGCTATATTCACCAGCTAAAGCAACAAGACGTATTTCAGCATATGAATTTTCTCTGTTTGTTCACGATTTCCATGCTAGGCCATTTGAAATGTTTGATGCTGCTGAATTTCTGAGCATGATTTTATCTAAGATTACAGATGACCAAATTAGGTACCATAATGAAGTTGCTAATACCCTCCGTTCTATGTGCCTTTTCTCAGCATCCCTTTTTGAACGGTGTTGCTGTGGTGAATATTCTCGTATCCTCAGTGCAATGACatttaacattttcaatttcaatcagGGAGAAAATTTCCAAGACATTTTAAACCATCAAGAAGAAATATGTCACAAATGCAATTCTCTCAAATGTGTTAATTATTCATATAGAACATTGCCTTctgttttatttattgcaatttgcagAGTTGATCATGagcataaaaaaaatgttaatacgCTGCGGTATTTTTCTAATCTCGAATTAGAAGGAAACAAATATAAACTTCTTGGTGTTGTATCTCACGAAGGATCGACTATTCAGTCTGGTCATTATGTTTCATACTGTTTATCTGGAAATGAGTTCTTCAAATACTGTGATTCGGTTGTAACCTGGTCTGGCACAGAAAATGTAGAATGTCGGTCAGATGCATGTACACTGTGTTTTGTGAAAACTGATGTGCTATTGGATCCATTGATTTATGATACACCTCCAACATCACAAATTCATGATTACTTGGTATCAAACACATACTCCCTTTCAGACTGTTCATTTGCTGCTTCGCAACAGTGCCTTTCTGGAGAGTATGCCGAAAATGTGGCAAGCAACTCAAATCAAGGGAAATATTTCAAGATGTTTGATGCTCCTGAGAAGTCACTGACAGACGTTTCCTCAGACCATTCCTTTGACTCTTCTCTGCTACCTGTTGATGAGAATAGTGGATGTGCGACAAACAATTCAGACAACAATATAACGACtgtagaaattttatttcaaacatgtGACACTATGAAAAGACATCGACGTCAacacaatattcaaaaagctggaacaattaaaacaaaaaaggcaTTGTATTATCAGAAAAATGCTGGAACTATTAGAAAAAAGCAAGCAATCTATGATGCTAATAATGCTGGGACCATTAGAAAAAAACGAACGTTGTATAATGTGGTCAATGCTGGTGCCATTAGAAAAAAGCAAGCAATCTATGATGCTAATAATGCTAGgaccattaaaaaaaaacaagcgtTGTATAATATGATCAATGCTGGTGCCATTAGAAAAAAGCAAGCATTGTATAATGTGGTCAATGCTGGTGCCATTAGAAAAAAGCAAGCATTGTATAATGTGGTCAATGCTGGTGCCATTAGAAAAAAGCAAGCAATTTATGATGCTAATAATGCTGGgaccattaaaaaaaaacaagcgtTGTATAATGTGGTCAATGCTGGTGCCATTAGAAAAAAGCAAGCAATCTATGATGCTAATAATGCTAGgaccattaaaaaaaaacaagcgtTGTATAATATGATCAATGCTGGGACTATTAGAAAAAAACAAGCAATCTATGATGCTAATAATGCTAGGAccattaaaaaaaacaagcatTGTATAATGTGGTCAATGCTGGTGCCATTAGAAAAAAGCAAGCATTGTATAATGTGGTCAATGCTGGTGCCATTAGAAAAAAGCAAGCAATCTATGATGCTAATAATGCTGGgaccattaaaaaaaaacaagcgtTGTATAATGTGGTCAATGCTGGTGCCATTAGAAAAAAGCAAGCAATCTATGATGCTAATAATGCTGGGACCATTAGAAAAAAACAAGCCTTGTATAATATGATCAATGCTGGGACTATTAGAAAAAAACAAGCATTGTACAATGACATTAATGTTGCTACAATCAGACAAAAACAAACGAAATATAATCACAGGAATGCTCTCACAATTAGGAAAAAAAGAATAGAATATTATCGTCAAAAGAAATGGCCACAGAAACAGATGTTTTACAATTTTGCCAAGCTTGATAACCTATGTTTCATCCAGGAGAAGTATCGCTATGTGAACGCAAGAAATCTCAACCTACATAGACAAACACTTCGTTCATTACCTTACACAAACTTGGAATTTAGGAGAAGGGTATTGTACACCCACAAACATTTAAAACTAATTCATCTCAAACAAAGAAAGTTTACTTCTGACTTCAATTCTGGACAAAAACAGTATCAACTTGCTAAAGTCGTTAATAAATCCTATTTGGCAGCTTTTCAGCATGCCCGTCAAGCATTGCTACAAGGACCAGTATACGTTTGTGTTTGTTGTGCACGGCTACTTTTCAAAAAGGCTGTAAAACAAGTTAATATGGTCCGCTTCAAGAACCTTGAAAAAGTGGACCAATGTCTTTCCAGCATGGAATCCTTTGATGGAGTTGAATGGATATGTTCATATTgtgtaacatatttaaacaaGGGCAAAATGCCGCCAATGGCTATTGCTAATTCATTGTCTCTAGATGCCATACCTGACGAGTTATCTTGTTTGTCAACAATTGATGAGCATTTGCTGAAATTGCAAATTCTTTTTGCAAAAATAGGAAACCTTGTGATGGGACAAAAAAGGATTAAAGGTCCTGTAATTAATGTGCCTTCAGAGGTTCAAAAAACAGTGTCGGTACTTCCCAGATGTGTCAATGACAATCATTTTCACCCGATTCAGTTGAAAAGAAGGTTAAAATACACTGGATATTATAAGTTCCGCATGTCCAATATATACAATGTTTTAAAGGGTCTTACATGGCTCAAAGTACACAATGATCTCTATAGAAAAATTGAGCTTAATGGTAACATTAACGTTCATGAAATAGACCCTTTTGCACACAATGATAATATTGATTCTCCTGGTTCTGAAATTgtagaaatgaatgaaaattatattcGGGGTTCCAATCCTGTTCCAATTGGAAATAGATTGCTAAACAATTCTGCCTCAGCCAGCCGTGTACAATTAGTTATTGAAGACCCAGTGGATGTATGCAAATCAGAATCACCAGTTACATCAGGTGATGAAATGGAGGTGCAAGGTGGGTGTGTCTTAGACAGTTGCATGCAACCTGTGAATGGGCCTTTGGCTGCTGCGGACACAGTCATCCACAGAATGGCGGATTCTTTACACAGCACTATTATAATTGCACCTGCCGAGGCGAATGCGCCTACAAATTTTTTTGATCCCATAAGTAAGACACAAGAAGAAGAGAGCTTTCCGAAGTTTTTTCCTTTCGGGTGTGGAGGTTATCACTCAGCAAGAGAGATGCCATGCTCTTTCACGAACTATATAAATTGCAGATTAAGAAATGTGGATGGAAGGTTTCGGGATTTGACCTACCTTTTTTGGTGCCAATATGTGAAAGAAATTCTTCAGATTCGTGGGGTACAATCTGTTTATTTGCGGCAGATGCTCACCAGAGGTGTTTATACAAAACAGCATATTCATGAAAAAGGTGGTTTGGAAAACCTTATTAATTCCGATGCTGCATTCAATGCATACAAAACTATCAGAGGTACTCCTGCATATTGGCAGAACAAGAAAAAGGATGTTTTTGCAATGGTCAGACAATTAGGGAAACCTCATATATTTTTCACTCTTAGTGCAGCCGAAACAAGGTGGTCAGAGCTTTGGCAAATATTACATCGTGCAAAGTTCAAAAAAGATCTGTCTGAAGAATCTGCCCTCGGTTTATCATATACGGAAAAAATGAAACTCATACAAGATGACCCAGTTACCACAGCTTTGTATTTTCATCATCGTGTTACAGAGGTCCTCAAGTTTGTCAAATCGCCATGTAAACCATTGCTTTGCGCAGTTAAAGACCATTTTTATCGAGTTGAATTTCAGGCAAGAGGCTCGCCACATGTCCATGGCTTAATATGGTTAGACATCGGCAATAACGATAATGATACCATTGTCCAATACACAGAGAAGATTATCAGTTGCTCTATTCCTGATGCACAAAATGATCCTGAACTATACAAGCTCGTCACTGCACTACAAGTACATCATCACACATCTACCTGTTTGAAAGGCAATAATGCCGGTACTTGTAGATTTTTCTATCCAAGATTACCTTTGCCACAAACAATGCTTTTATCAGGCATACCCGATTCCACCTCCGATGCAGATATCAGAAAATTCAGAAGAATTAGGAATAAACTCCAGGAAAAGCTGTGTGACCTACTACAAAATTCTAATGATACTGAAGTTTCATTTacagattttttaaaattatgtgacGTTGACGAAGAAACGTATATAAATGCCATAAAAACATCTATTAAAGGCGAAGCAGCAATTTTTTTAGATAGAAAGACATCAGAGGCTTTTGTTAATAATTATAATCCGAATATTCTCAGGCTACATCAAGCTAACATGGATATTCAATTTATTGTTGATGAGTATGCTTGTGCTAATTACGTATTATCTTATATAAATAAGAATGAAAGTGGTATGTCAAAACTACTGAACGAACTGAATGAAGAAGCCAAAACTTCCGGAAGCACAATGAAGGAGCGTTTGCGATCTTTAGGCAATTGTTGGACACATCACAGAGAGGTGTCAGCACAAGAAGCTGCGTATCGCGCTCTGAGCATCCCTTTGGCAGCTTCATCAAGGATAACTAAATTCATTCCCACGTCTCCGATGCAGAAAAGGTATGCTTGTTTAAAGCAAAACTGGTCTGAACTTCCTGAAACTGAAAATGTATTGAAAAATGGTGTCATTGAATACTACATATGTCGGCCAATTGAATTGGAAAATACCTCGCTTGCAGAATTTGTTGCCAATTATGATATTATGCCTGGTACAATATCTGGTGACATCACAGAAACAGAAGAAGGCGAAAATTTTAACCACAATTCAAACAATCGTGCTAAACAacgttcaaatattttgcagatGAAAGAAAACATGGGATGCCTCAGAAAACGTAGGAAGGAAGCAGTTTTGAAGTACTTTCGCCATTACAAGACTGCTGCTGAAGAATCCTTTGCACTTTGTATCCTTTTTGTTCCTTGGCGAAATGAGTCTGTTGATTTGGGCAATACCAACATGCTTTGTGACAAGAGAAAAACGACCATTTTGCAGCAGTTGCGTCATTTCGAAGAAAATGCTTCGTTCGAACATCTCGTGAATAACATTTTGAATGAACTACCGGAGGATCAACTTGAGgaacattttgaatatgaagAGACAACAGATGAGAAAGATATCAACAATCACATATCAACTCGACTGATGTCTGCACCTCGAATTCTTCATGCAAAGGAAGACATTTTGATTTCTTTgcgtaaattaaatattttacaaagaGAGTTTTTCGATGATGTTCTTGCACATTTAAAAACTCCGGAAAATGAGAGAAAATCGAAGTATGTTTTTCTTTCTGGTGGCGCAGGGACAGGAAAATCATTCGCTCTTCAAGTGCTTACACAGGCTATCGATTATACTCTTATGCAGAGGGCAAATGTGGATCCGGAAGAAATCAGGTGGCTTGTGGTTGCACCTACTGGTTGTGCAGCTTAATGTTAACGGCTCAACTATACATTCAGCCTTTGGCATCCCAATGTTAGGAAGTACCAGGTCATATTGCAAACTTTCAAATGATAAATTGAACAGCTATATgcgaaaatatttctatttacaAGTCTTGTTCATCGACGAAATTAGCATGGTTGGTGCTACATTGTTCTCATGGATTGACCAGCGActgcgagaaataaaaaaaagtaatattccGTTTGGGAACGTTTCAGTTATAGTTATAGGTGACTTATTTCAACTTCCACCTGTAATGGATTCATGGATTTTCTGTACTCCAACTATTCATGGAGAAGCAGGTTGCTTGTCTACTAGTATATGGTCGAAATTTTCCCTGATCGAATTGACGGATATATTAAGGCAAAAAAATGATCTTGAATTTTGCCAGATTTGCAACAGAGTGAGAGAAGGAAAGCAAACTCAAAATGACATTGACTTCTTTAACAAGAAACTTCACACAGTATGTCAGCAGGAAGATACTATTTGTACACTGCTTTTTAAAGAAAATGCATTTGTCGATCAGTATAATGCCCAAAAATTAGCATCACTTGATAGTGAAGTTGTAGAGTTTTTTTCAGTTGATGTTTCAGCAGATACTATGGAGAAGTGTGACATACCTTCTTCCTTGCCTCTTTCTAGAACAGCAGGTCTTTCCAGATGTCTTCAACTAAAGGTTGGTTGTCCAGTTATGGTCACATGCAATGTTGATACCAAATGTGGTCTTACAAACGGAGTACGGGGAGTCGTGCAACATTTAGAAAATACTAACAGTATGGTCGTGTGGGTAAAATTTGATGATCCAGCTGTCGGAAATACTATTCGAAATAAAACCCGTTTGCAGAGGCCAGACAACTTCTCTGTGCCTATTGTGcatttgaaatgcaattttttataCAAGAAAAAAACTGTAAGTCGTCGACAAATACCATTACGTTTGTGTTTTGCTTTGACAGTTCATAAAGCGCAGGGGCAGACACTTGATGGGGCAATCATATCGATGGATGGTAAGAGACGCACAGTTGAAAATGGTCTTTTTTATGTTGCGATAACCAGAATAAGATCAAGCAATCATTTGCACTTAAAGAATTTCAACGAAAGTTACATCAGAATCAGTGCACAAGTGTCACAAGAAATGAAAAGACTTCGGAGCAAACTATATGATTATTGTGAAACACCATTACGAATAAAGACACacaaaaaagaaatttcaatttcatactTGAATATCTCATCTCTTAGAAAACACATTAATGATTTGAAATCTGACTTCAATTTATTAGATTCAACAGTTCTATGCATTGCAGAAACCTGGCTTAGGCCATCGGATTCTGGTCCAAATTACTACTTGGAAAATTTCAACATCTTAGAAAGACTTGATGGACTTATTCAGACAAATGGAAAAGGATTGCTTCTTTATTCAAAAAGTAATATCAGATATTCAATATACAACTCTGGAAATGACGCAATTCAGTGGATCATGGCCAATATAGATGATCTAATTTGCTGTTTCGTATATTTCCCACCAGGAACTGCTTTGTATATGATGTCTGATTCGTTCTTATCATGGTTCAATTCTCAAACAGTACCGGATTTAATCATTGGTGATTTCAACAAGTCAACTGCAGAAATGGAAGTGTTATCATCAAAATACTCCTTGCTGTGTTTGACAGAAAGCAAGACTACTAGAGGTTCAAGGGATATCGATCACATTTTCTGGAGGAAATCTGATCACATGTCAGTATCTGCACAAGTTTACAATGTGTTCTACTCTGATCATGATGCAGTTTCAGTGCGTGTGGAAAAAAGGGAAAACTCAATGCTTCTTTGCAATGTGGAACTACCAACAGGTAAGGATAATATGATCTCTGATACAGAAGTATTTTAAatgtgtttttttcatattgttgaGGAAAATAAAATGACACTGTTGCAACGAGAAATATACTTTTGTCATCTCACACATAAAACCCAACCTTTATATGTGACAATCTCATCTAATAAATGTAAAGTATTATTTGGCagtgagaaattttttttttatttttttttatcaaaatcaaaCTATACCCCAGTTTGTCTTATGTATTGTGTACATTTTTTATGATGCTGTAATCTGTTCagttttatcaaatataatttattattattcacttcattttaaaatcaatacatTGTTATTTGCAGATGTGATAATTTGATAGCTGCTGAGCGTGAAACCATTCCTACAATTGTGAGCTGATGTGAAGAACCCCACCACCAAACATTTAAGCTTGAAATTCTCATTAGAGTTAGCTCGTCAAGtgcaatatttttcatgttatatgTGTGAGAGCTATTATTGACATATTCTAATAAGTGGGAGTGGAGAATGTACTAGCATTGTCAATGTCTGATACTTTTCATGGTTTGAATACAATGTCTTCAGTCTCATATTAAACTTTGAGTTATAACACCAATGGTCCTTACCAATGAACAACTTCATAAAACATGCTGTTTTCGTGAGTCCGGTTTTGAATGATTGAGTTCGTTTAAATTTATAGTGTAACATCAAAAACTGGCTGATGTAAGTATCGCTGGATTTATTTCAAAGACACTTATGACAGATGATTTTTCTGTGGGTAATCTGATCATATGTCAGCATCTGCACAAGTTTATAATGTCCTCTACTATTTTAATGAGTCAATGACGTAGGTATGTGCCAAATCAtatcaagtttattcacatgtttactcttactgcatttgcagtcaaattaacttatttcatttttttgtacgCTTGCACAGCTGCAATGTTTATGCTCATCTTTTAGCCTTTTTTCATTACAGTTCTGCGGTAAACAACATCAATATGCTAATAAAGAAGCATTACAATCTTTCCAATAGTGTTCAACATGTTATGAATTATGGTGGTCGCGGTTTCATCAATGCGAAAAATATTTGCCGGTTTAACAGCGTGATGCAATTATTGCAAAtagttttcgtgtccatatatttgagcattgctctcttgtttctctTTGGATTGTGACAATGTCACTCGCCTCGTCATCGCAGCGTCTTCTTTTTCTTTTGCTTCTTTTGCTGCTGACTGTAGACGATGCAGAATGGTCATGACAGGAAGTTTCACTTTCAATATATGAAGTGTATGGAAGCGCACCCCCTAGGAACAAATATTGGTTTTTTGCTATTATCAGAGAAAAAAAAAGGCAGGTTAAATTTCATTGTGTAATTAGGgcacaatataaaattatacatACCAGTGCCTTGGTCTTCATGTTCTGCAAACGCAAATGGTTGCGAAGATGCAATTATTGGACctgtaaaatcaaaataggTATTGATAAGGGTTATATGTCGTTAGCAGCAATAGTGATTAACTGATTAAAGGTACATGACTTACTTGATGATCCTTCGTACGTGTCACCTGATTTGACTTGAGAAATTTGCATCGAAAGTGAGGATGTTTCAGCATGACCtaagaaaataaatcatatgCTCAATAATCATTGATATGctacaatattttttgtataacgtatttttgaaatttcaacatACAAAGCCAGTTTTCGATTGCTGCAGCACCTGGTATGCCCTCAACTGACTCATTTCCCATAAGGGCTATTATCCTGTAGTCCATCTCTGTAGGTGGTTTTGCAGTAATTGTACCTCctccagttttttttaaatctttcctGTACAAAGAGACCCTCTTTTTGGCATTCGACTCCATGTCGTACCACTTGTGTTCTATCTGGCTATCGGTTCTAATACTCCCTGTAATATTGACTGAATTCACCTATGAAGAAAATagtaaatatatgataaatgataataaatttgattaaaagCTCTGCTATCCTGCAATTGCACTTTCAACGTATCAATAACTGTGATCTACATTAGCAACTTTTGGCATTTGTACACACCTTGTTCGAAATATCTCTCCATGCTGCTCTTTTGGTTTGTGTAGTAACACTCTGAGAGTAAGCCCCAAAACTTGTTCACGGTGTTGTGAAACCCCAGAAACTAGTGCCTCAATCTCATCAGGTGAAAAGCACGTTTGCCCTTTTCGTTTTCACTGACATAGTAATTACGGTATGGTACCTTATATACTAGTTACACTCGATAATCTGCAAGATGAAAATAACATTAAAGTTGAAGCGACCGCTCTTACTGCAATATATACCTACTCTGATGGAATCATATACTGTTTCACTGCAATACTTGAATACAGCTACACGGACTAACTCAAAGCTGCAATTAGGTATGGTACGGTACTAACATCAAAACGGTACTTTGGAAACTCACTCATTTTATTGTATTCATTCCATGTATCCGTCAGTCTAGATTACGGCGCTGCTATATGAACAAAACGCAGGCTGCAAAAAAGAAAGTAGCGATACACGCTCGACCCGATGGCGGCGATAACTGATACGGCTGAGTGACCAGTCAGTGAATTTTGTTCAACTGCGAACGAGCGTAAGATTTTGAGAGTATACATTAACCGTGCGTCAAGTGCTAACGAGGTCTTTGGTGAATCGCATTTAACGAGATTTCGCTATCACGATTCTGAGAGACACAGTTACGAGATCGTAAACCCGACTTTTTACGAAGTTTAGTGAATGGCGCCCCAGGAAAAGCCTCCGttgaaatcaataaatttgTGGTGCTGAAAGGTATTGAAACAAACCTTCGCTTTTTTAAACCAAATCTTATTCATAGTAATATATTAGGGAAAATCGGGTCCTTTGTAGAAATTAAAGTATTACATACCGGAAACCTGAAAATTGAGTGCGCAAATGAAAAGCAAGTGAAAATTCTTTTAGAATTTGAACCCTTAGGAAACAGCAAAATATTCCAGTCGAAACAGAGTTATTTCAGTAAAACAATCTGGTTCGTGGGGTAATAAGTGACATCTGTGATGATTTGAGTAATCAAAAAACTCTTGAATCACTGTCTGGACAACAAGTTGTTTATGTCAGGCGCTTGCAGAAAACAAATAATAGACTGGCTAAGAGTAGATCCGTACTCTTGCAGTTTGATACCCATATTTTGCTTTCGTTAGTTAAAATAGCCATCTTAACTTTCGAACGATAATTTATAATCCTCCACCAACTCGTTGTTTTAATTACCACCGATACGGTCACCTAGAAACATTTTGCAGAAGTGCCTTGCACTGTGCACGAAGTGAAGGACATCATAAATATGAAGCATGCAACAGTAGCATCAAATGCCCAAATTGCAGAAGAAATCACAATGCAGGGTATAGGGGTTGCCCAAAATATAAACTGGAAACAAAAATTTAGTCGATTTTggcacaacaaaaaatataatattctacagcagggtgtgcaaccttttttacaggcgggccaaatacaagtaactcgGTGTAGCCGTGGGCCGCACCTAGAAACTCTATCTACGAAAGCATCTGGATACAAAACatttgtagtttttattcggtatttctctgttattttttttattattttttttttttaagaattttctACTTGCAAAGCGGTTTTCGTAATTGGAAAAAATGCATGTAAATGCATTAATCCGTTCTAAGCCCCTACAAAACCGGACATAATATTTGACTAGGCTATGCGAGTACCTGGAGGACGGCGGTCAGAGGAGGTGAGAGGAGGCGTTAAAAGTAGAAATCTAACAGAGAActtattgtacaaaaatgagCTCACGCACATGATATTAGACCTTACTCGTTTTACTTTACAGTTTTAATTagtcatttttcaatttcatttttttagttttaactGTTACGCGTATCATCGTCTTTTCGACTGAAAGTGAGTGAGACTTATTGTACGTACCCGCGGGAAACAAACGGTAAGATGGCAGATATTTGATTGGAGTGTGGCAGCTGCCACttactttaatttttatattgctcACGACACCATTCGTTGATTCAGAAAAGCGCAAATACCCGATTCCCAGATTCCCATCTGCCAATGGAACAGAATTAAAGCCGGAAAACTTCTCTTATTTTGCGAGTCGAcactgatttaaatatttcatgtcagctgttaaaatgctattttttattataaattaataccgTTAACTTACATTGAACAATATTGTCATCAACGACGCCGCGATATATACTAAATACCAGTGGCgtcgcgtggtcattttgacaaccggggcaagctactgcgggaccaagacacccccatctacggggacaggatgagcgctgtaagttctcccatcattttatgagtataaaaatcattccatcggtaacaaccaatcggcaaaagcgacaatttttaacgataaaaaagtgtctttaaaaccggtccaagtcaagggattaataaatatagacatagtttattttgaaacctctttcaaaaggaaaggcaatatttacccagataaatacaatgacatattaacagaaacttcgggaaagcagacaaaacctaaaataaggtttaaaacgttactatgaagaaaggaaaggtatgcaaagataaggacatgcgtcgctcactcatagatatatatgctgctagacttctactgcttgaacatatatgcaacacgccgcggtttcttggaagcaaaatgctcaataacgcgctgattaaagtcatgcatcccagaaataacgtctctgtgaatggataaaacagccaaggaatttaatctatcttgcttcattgtgtttctgagatacgttttaatacgcttcagcgtgctgaatgttcgctctgcgtcgtcggaagaaataggcgtcgtcaaaatgatgtccagaaattttgcagacgccgcaaatgTAGTTACtggagtgttatctatgaggaacccatagagcgcgcaagttgatgtgatgttcaaaa
This is a stretch of genomic DNA from Styela clava chromosome 2, kaStyClav1.hap1.2, whole genome shotgun sequence. It encodes these proteins:
- the LOC144431183 gene encoding ATP-dependent DNA helicase PIF1-like, whose protein sequence is MVGATLFSWIDQRLREIKKSNIPFGNVSVIVIGDLFQLPPVMDSWIFCTPTIHGEAGCLSTSIWSKFSLIELTDILRQKNDLEFCQICNRVREGKQTQNDIDFFNKKLHTVCQQEDTICTLLFKENAFVDQYNAQKLASLDSEVVEFFSVDVSADTMEKCDIPSSLPLSRTAGLSRCLQLKVGCPVMVTCNVDTKCGLTNGVRGVVQHLENTNSMVVWVKFDDPAVGNTIRNKTRLQRPDNFSVPIVHLKCNFLYKKKTVSRRQIPLRLCFALTVHKAQGQTLDGAIISMDGKRRTVENGLFYVAITRIRSSNHLHLKNFNESYIRISAQVSQEMKRLRSKLYDYCETPLRIKTHKKEISISYLNISSLRKHINDLKSDFNLLDSTVLCIAETWLRPSDSGPNYYLENFNILERLDGLIQTNGKGLLLYSKMDHGQYR
- the LOC120326476 gene encoding uncharacterized protein LOC120326476, with translation MSHAETSSLSMQISQVKSGDTYEGSSSPIIASSQPFAFAEHEDQGTGGALPYTSYIESETSCHDHSASSTVSSKRSKRKRRRCDDEASDIVTIQRETREQCSNIWTRKLFAIIASRC